The Mucilaginibacter yixingensis genome window below encodes:
- a CDS encoding glycoside hydrolase family 105 protein, which translates to MFLRRLSLLMLLAVNLPCLASANRTKTDSLTRVMEKVYNWQWNNLETNGWKRRKTDWTYGVMYAGMMDWARFSPDKTYLNNLVSVGNSIDWRIGPERSFADDYCIGQTYAELSAINKDPRYIQDFRKMADSLVQADHSESLLWVKNIHTREWAWCDALFMGPAALGQLSKATGDKRYRDLAVSLWWKTTNYLYDKNERLFYRDSRYFDKQEKNGTKVFWSRGNGWVLAGLVRLLETIPSNDKARKPLIKLYQQMAGRVAALQQADGTWHASLLDPQSYPNKETSGTGLFCFALAYGINHHLLPSKQYLPVVNKAWAALVSSVHPDGKLGYVQPVGASPDKVTYDDTDVYGPGAFLMAGVQMAALQK; encoded by the coding sequence ATGTTTTTGAGAAGATTATCCCTTTTGATGTTGCTGGCTGTAAACCTGCCATGCCTGGCATCAGCTAATCGTACCAAAACCGATAGCCTGACCCGGGTGATGGAGAAGGTGTACAACTGGCAATGGAACAACCTGGAAACCAACGGCTGGAAACGCAGAAAAACCGATTGGACCTACGGCGTTATGTATGCCGGTATGATGGATTGGGCGCGTTTCTCTCCCGATAAAACCTATCTGAACAACCTGGTATCGGTAGGCAACAGTATTGACTGGCGCATTGGTCCGGAGCGTTCTTTTGCTGATGATTACTGCATCGGTCAAACTTATGCCGAGTTATCGGCCATCAATAAAGATCCAAGATACATTCAGGATTTCCGTAAGATGGCAGACAGCCTGGTGCAGGCAGACCATAGCGAATCACTGCTGTGGGTAAAAAACATCCACACCCGCGAGTGGGCCTGGTGCGATGCCCTGTTTATGGGCCCTGCTGCCTTAGGACAATTGTCTAAAGCTACTGGCGACAAGCGCTACCGTGATCTGGCCGTTTCGCTGTGGTGGAAGACCACTAACTATCTGTATGACAAAAACGAAAGACTGTTTTATCGCGATAGCCGCTATTTTGATAAACAAGAGAAAAACGGCACCAAAGTATTCTGGAGCCGCGGCAACGGCTGGGTACTGGCCGGCTTAGTTAGACTACTGGAAACCATACCGTCAAACGATAAAGCACGCAAGCCGTTGATAAAACTTTATCAGCAAATGGCTGGCAGAGTTGCTGCCTTGCAGCAGGCTGATGGAACCTGGCACGCCAGCTTGCTCGATCCGCAGAGTTATCCAAATAAAGAAACCAGCGGTACCGGTCTGTTCTGCTTTGCTTTGGCTTATGGTATTAACCATCACCTGCTGCCGTCAAAACAATACCTGCCGGTGGTTAACAAGGCTTGGGCTGCGTTGGTATCTTCGGTACATCCTGATGGCAAACTGGGTTATGTACAGCCGGTAGGCGCATCGCCTGATAAGGTGACTTATGACGATACGGATGTTTACGGTCCGGGCGCCTTTTTAATGGCGGGCGTACAAATGGCCGCATTGCAGAAATAA
- a CDS encoding substrate-binding domain-containing protein: MSERKITIKDIAEKAKVSTGTVDRVIHKRGRVSPDVEERVLKILQKMDYEPNFIARALGSKKQVAVAALVPDGQYDVYWTDPFEGIKRAERDLKQYGVNVKFFLFNQFDAASFVQQAKLLTDSEPDGIIVSPVFYREVMPFFKIWKDRKIPFVLFNTQISDIYPLCYVGQDSYQSGMLAARLVHTSMPEAGAVLIVHFDEDISNAFHLKQKESGFRNYFVQNQLDDYRLMKEDMNGEDYSLFKAQMDKIIDHNPFLKFIYVTTSKAYKIATYLKERRINDIKIIGYDLVPQNIKFLQSGGITFLINQNAKGQGFWSLQLISEHLVLKKDIPMMKYLPLDIIVKENVNYFTGEDTDFTDMS; encoded by the coding sequence ATGTCTGAGCGCAAAATAACCATCAAAGATATTGCTGAGAAAGCAAAGGTCTCAACCGGTACGGTAGATCGTGTCATCCATAAGCGTGGCCGCGTATCGCCTGATGTAGAGGAGCGTGTGCTTAAGATCCTTCAAAAGATGGATTATGAGCCCAACTTTATTGCCCGCGCGCTGGGATCTAAAAAGCAGGTGGCCGTTGCGGCCCTTGTCCCCGATGGTCAGTATGACGTGTATTGGACAGATCCGTTTGAAGGCATAAAACGTGCCGAGCGCGATCTGAAGCAGTATGGTGTTAACGTTAAGTTCTTTTTGTTTAATCAATTTGATGCGGCTTCATTTGTGCAGCAGGCAAAATTATTGACAGATAGCGAGCCGGATGGCATCATTGTATCACCGGTTTTCTACCGCGAGGTGATGCCTTTCTTTAAGATCTGGAAAGACCGGAAAATCCCGTTTGTACTGTTTAATACCCAGATCTCTGATATCTATCCGCTGTGCTACGTAGGGCAGGACTCGTACCAAAGCGGTATGCTGGCCGCCCGACTGGTACACACCAGTATGCCTGAAGCAGGTGCGGTGCTGATAGTGCACTTTGACGAGGATATTTCTAACGCCTTCCACTTGAAACAAAAAGAAAGCGGCTTTAGAAACTACTTTGTGCAGAATCAGCTGGACGATTACCGCCTGATGAAGGAAGACATGAATGGCGAGGATTACTCATTGTTCAAAGCACAGATGGATAAGATCATCGATCATAATCCTTTCCTCAAATTCATTTACGTAACCACGTCTAAGGCCTATAAGATTGCCACCTATTTGAAAGAGCGCCGTATAAACGACATCAAAATAATAGGGTATGACCTGGTGCCGCAGAACATCAAGTTTCTGCAAAGCGGGGGGATTACTTTCCTCATCAATCAGAACGCAAAAGGGCAGGGGTTCTGGAGCCTGCAGCTGATTTCAGAACACCTGGTGCTGAAAAAAGATATCCCAATGATGAAGTACCTGCCGCTGGATATTATTGTGAAAGAAAACGTCAATTATTTCACCGGAGAGGATACCGATTTTACAGATATGAGTTAA
- a CDS encoding glycoside hydrolase family 3 N-terminal domain-containing protein, whose product MQLHINKIKTFLTSLLALLMLAGVAHAQSAKSIYKKGWIDLNKNGKKDVYEDPSRSINERVADLISQMTLEEKTCQMATLYGWKRILKDSLPTPAWKNEIWKDGIANIDEHLNGFIGWGKTSNSILVTNLEKHVWAMNETQRFFIEQTRLGIPADFTNEGIRGVEAYEATAFPTQLNMGMTWDKDLVYQEGLITGKEARALGYTNVYAPILDVARDQRWGRLEESYGEDPYLVARLGVAMATGMQDHNQIASTVKHFAVYSANKGAREGLARTDPQVAPREVENVLLYPFKHVFKEAAPLGVMSSYNDYDGVPISGSDYWLIKRLRQEMGFAGYVVSDSDALEYLYNKHHVAASLKEAVYQAFMAGMNVRTTFRAPDSIIVYLRQLVRENRIPMDTINSRVKDVLRVKFKVGMFDHPYVESAAASRKLVNSAANQAVALRASLESIVLLKNKGDILPLAKTLNRVAVIGPNATNDSYAHTHYGPLMSPSVNVLQGIQNKLGAAKVSYAKGADLVDKTWPESEILPQPMDAQEQAMVDSAVQAARAADVAVVVLGGNTRTAGENKSRISLDLPGHQLDLIKAVKATGKPVVVVLIGSQPMTINWIDKYVDGIIYAGYPGVKGGTAIADVLFGDYNPGGKLTLTFPKSVGQLPLNFPTKPNAQTDEGEEAKAKGLLYPFGFGLSYTSFVYSDLSVAPVAQGSKDDIRVSVDITNTGKVAGDEVVQIYIRDVLSSVTTYEKLLKGFERVHLAAGEKRTLHFSIPQEELKLYNRSMAFVLEPGEFKVMAGSSSADIRQTASFFIK is encoded by the coding sequence ATGCAACTGCACATCAATAAGATAAAAACGTTTTTAACCAGCCTGCTTGCCCTGCTGATGCTGGCCGGCGTGGCTCATGCTCAATCTGCCAAAAGCATCTATAAAAAAGGCTGGATTGACCTGAATAAAAATGGGAAGAAAGACGTTTACGAAGATCCGTCACGCAGCATCAATGAGCGCGTGGCCGACCTGATCTCGCAGATGACGCTGGAAGAGAAAACCTGCCAGATGGCTACGCTCTATGGCTGGAAACGCATCTTAAAAGACTCATTACCCACACCCGCCTGGAAAAACGAAATATGGAAAGACGGCATTGCCAATATTGATGAGCACCTGAACGGCTTTATTGGCTGGGGTAAAACATCAAACTCCATATTGGTTACCAACCTGGAAAAACACGTTTGGGCCATGAATGAGACCCAGCGCTTCTTTATTGAACAAACCCGTTTGGGTATCCCTGCCGATTTTACCAACGAGGGCATCCGCGGGGTAGAGGCCTATGAGGCTACCGCTTTCCCAACCCAACTTAACATGGGCATGACCTGGGACAAAGATTTGGTTTATCAGGAAGGATTAATTACCGGCAAAGAGGCACGGGCGTTGGGGTATACTAACGTATATGCGCCCATCCTCGATGTTGCGCGCGACCAGCGTTGGGGACGTCTGGAAGAATCGTACGGTGAAGATCCTTACCTGGTGGCCCGGCTGGGCGTAGCCATGGCTACCGGCATGCAAGATCATAACCAAATTGCATCAACCGTAAAACACTTTGCCGTTTACAGTGCCAACAAAGGCGCCCGCGAAGGCCTGGCCCGCACTGACCCACAGGTAGCGCCGCGAGAGGTAGAGAATGTTTTGCTTTATCCCTTCAAACATGTGTTTAAAGAAGCCGCTCCGCTGGGGGTAATGAGTTCTTATAACGATTATGACGGCGTGCCCATCTCTGGCAGCGATTACTGGCTGATTAAACGCCTGCGCCAGGAAATGGGCTTTGCCGGCTACGTGGTAAGCGACAGCGACGCGCTGGAATACCTGTACAACAAACACCACGTTGCCGCCAGCCTGAAAGAAGCCGTTTACCAGGCATTTATGGCCGGTATGAACGTACGGACAACCTTCCGTGCGCCTGATAGCATTATTGTTTACCTGCGCCAATTGGTGCGCGAGAACCGCATCCCGATGGATACCATTAACAGTAGGGTTAAAGATGTGCTGCGAGTAAAATTTAAAGTGGGCATGTTTGATCATCCCTATGTAGAGAGTGCCGCTGCAAGCCGCAAATTGGTAAACAGCGCAGCCAATCAGGCGGTAGCTTTACGGGCATCGCTGGAAAGTATTGTATTGCTGAAAAACAAGGGCGATATCCTGCCTTTGGCTAAAACACTTAATCGCGTGGCGGTTATCGGTCCCAATGCTACTAATGATAGCTATGCGCACACCCATTACGGTCCGTTGATGTCGCCAAGTGTAAATGTGCTGCAAGGCATTCAAAATAAATTGGGCGCAGCCAAAGTAAGCTACGCCAAAGGTGCCGATTTGGTAGATAAAACCTGGCCCGAAAGCGAGATATTGCCGCAACCGATGGATGCACAAGAGCAGGCCATGGTTGATTCTGCCGTGCAGGCCGCCCGTGCTGCCGATGTGGCTGTGGTGGTATTGGGTGGCAATACCCGTACCGCAGGCGAGAACAAAAGCCGTATCAGTTTGGATCTGCCGGGGCATCAGCTTGATCTCATCAAGGCTGTAAAAGCTACCGGCAAACCCGTCGTTGTGGTGCTCATCGGCTCGCAACCGATGACCATCAACTGGATTGATAAATATGTAGATGGCATTATCTATGCCGGTTACCCGGGCGTAAAAGGCGGCACTGCCATTGCCGATGTGCTGTTTGGCGATTATAACCCGGGCGGTAAGCTCACACTCACTTTCCCTAAATCAGTTGGGCAGCTGCCGTTAAATTTCCCAACAAAACCTAACGCCCAGACCGACGAAGGTGAGGAAGCCAAAGCCAAAGGCCTGCTGTATCCGTTCGGCTTTGGTTTGAGTTATACCAGCTTTGTTTATAGCGATCTGAGTGTAGCACCTGTAGCGCAGGGCAGTAAAGACGATATCCGGGTATCGGTTGATATAACCAACACCGGCAAAGTGGCCGGCGATGAAGTGGTACAGATCTATATCCGCGATGTTTTAAGCTCAGTAACTACCTATGAAAAACTTTTAAAAGGATTTGAGCGCGTGCACTTGGCAGCAGGCGAGAAACGCACGCTGCACTTCAGCATCCCACAAGAGGAATTGAAGCTATACAACCGCAGCATGGCCTTTGTACTGGAGCCGGGCGAGTTTAAAGTGATGGCTGGTTCGTCATCGGCAGATATCAGGCAAACGGCTAGCTTTTTTATCAAATAG
- the nagB gene encoding glucosamine-6-phosphate deaminase → MSRLNLLEETRYEKLPVTVFANQVEASKAVARRIADVILAKQQKGEQAVLGLATGVTPIQVYQELVRLHREEGLSFKNVVTFNLDEYYPMQPDAEQSYVSFMNGHLFDHVDIDKANVNIPDGAISRDKVEAYCLAYEQKINAYKGLDIQLLGIGRTGHIGFNEPGSAPNSGTRLVTLNDLTRSDAARDFGGKENVPTKAITMGVGTIFKAREIILMAWNTKKASIIKKAVEGEISSDVPATFLQLSDHVEFIVDQGAASDLTRFNTPWLVKDCVWNTELIKKAVIWLAKTLKKPILKLTEDDYNNHGMAQLATEQGPVYNINIDIFNKVQHTITGWPGGKPEADDSQRPERAQPAKKRSIVFSPHPDDDVISMGGTFIRLADQGHEVHVAYQTSGNTAVWDDDVLRYVEFNIDFEKSQGRDTSVLEASYNEMRAFFKTKQPNQTDPKAVQTIKGLIRKGEAIAGARFAGLPDDRIHFQALPFYDRLKTSKKVSFEDDITKTMELLRAIKPHQVFAAGDFADPHGTHKVCFDIILQALTRLKATDEWVKDCWLWLYRGAWHEFEIHEIEMAVPLSPEEVYRKRLAIFKHQSQKDLPVFPGDDAREFWVRAEDRTSETARAYDELGLANYEAIEAFKRWIF, encoded by the coding sequence ATGTCACGATTAAATCTCTTAGAAGAAACCAGGTACGAAAAATTGCCTGTAACCGTATTTGCCAATCAGGTTGAAGCCAGCAAAGCCGTAGCCCGTCGTATAGCCGACGTGATACTGGCCAAACAGCAAAAAGGCGAGCAAGCCGTATTGGGTCTGGCCACCGGCGTTACCCCCATACAGGTTTACCAGGAGCTGGTGCGCCTGCACCGAGAGGAAGGGCTGAGCTTTAAAAACGTAGTCACCTTTAACCTGGATGAGTATTACCCCATGCAGCCCGACGCCGAGCAAAGCTATGTAAGCTTTATGAATGGCCATCTGTTTGATCATGTGGATATCGATAAGGCTAACGTCAATATTCCCGACGGTGCCATTTCAAGGGATAAGGTAGAGGCCTATTGTTTGGCTTATGAGCAAAAGATCAACGCTTACAAGGGACTAGATATACAGCTGCTGGGCATCGGTCGTACCGGTCACATTGGTTTCAATGAGCCGGGTTCGGCGCCAAACTCAGGTACACGACTGGTTACGCTGAACGACCTGACCCGCAGTGATGCCGCCCGCGATTTTGGCGGTAAAGAGAATGTACCTACCAAAGCCATCACCATGGGTGTAGGTACTATCTTCAAAGCCCGAGAGATTATCCTGATGGCCTGGAACACTAAAAAGGCCAGCATCATCAAGAAAGCGGTAGAAGGCGAGATTTCTTCGGATGTACCTGCAACCTTCCTGCAACTATCAGACCACGTAGAGTTTATTGTAGACCAGGGCGCCGCCAGCGACTTGACCCGCTTTAATACCCCATGGCTGGTGAAAGACTGCGTTTGGAATACCGAGCTGATCAAGAAAGCGGTGATCTGGTTGGCCAAAACATTGAAAAAGCCAATCCTGAAACTAACCGAAGACGATTATAACAACCACGGCATGGCCCAATTGGCTACGGAACAAGGCCCGGTTTACAACATCAACATTGATATTTTTAACAAGGTACAACATACCATCACCGGCTGGCCGGGTGGCAAACCTGAAGCAGACGATAGTCAGCGTCCGGAGCGTGCGCAGCCGGCAAAAAAACGCTCGATTGTTTTCTCACCACACCCTGACGATGACGTGATCTCGATGGGCGGCACCTTCATTCGCCTGGCAGATCAGGGACACGAGGTGCATGTAGCCTACCAAACATCTGGCAACACCGCTGTGTGGGATGACGATGTGCTGCGCTACGTTGAGTTTAACATTGATTTTGAAAAGAGCCAGGGTCGTGACACCTCGGTGTTGGAAGCCTCCTACAACGAGATGCGTGCCTTCTTCAAAACCAAACAACCTAATCAGACCGATCCTAAAGCAGTGCAAACCATCAAAGGGCTGATCCGCAAAGGCGAAGCTATTGCAGGCGCCCGTTTCGCCGGATTACCGGACGATCGCATCCACTTCCAGGCACTGCCTTTCTACGACAGGCTGAAAACCAGCAAAAAGGTAAGCTTTGAAGACGATATCACCAAAACCATGGAACTATTGCGCGCCATTAAACCGCACCAGGTATTTGCCGCCGGCGATTTTGCCGACCCGCATGGTACCCATAAAGTTTGTTTCGATATCATTCTGCAAGCGCTAACCCGCCTCAAAGCAACCGACGAGTGGGTGAAAGACTGTTGGTTATGGCTGTACCGCGGCGCATGGCACGAGTTTGAGATCCACGAGATTGAGATGGCTGTGCCGCTGTCGCCTGAGGAAGTGTATCGCAAGCGCCTGGCTATTTTCAAGCATCAGTCGCAAAAAGATTTGCCAGTGTTCCCGGGTGATGACGCCCGCGAGTTCTGGGTAAGAGCAGAAGATCGCACCAGCGAAACCGCCCGTGCCTATGACGAACTGGGCCTGGCCAATTACGAGGCCATTGAGGCCTTTAAAAGATGGATATTTTAA
- a CDS encoding sugar MFS transporter codes for MTTETTTAPVPVITTAKEKSGVPPILIIGVLFFIFGFVTWLNSVLIPYLKMACELNNLESYLVAGAFYISYFVMAIPSGALLKYTGFKKGMALGLLVMAVGALVFIPAATTRIYLLFLLGLFIQGTGLAILQTAANPYITVLGPPESAARRISIMGICNKVAGAIAPVVLGAVTLKGADELKVRLLTMDDVQRAAALNELSARVIMPYIIMIVVLLALALWVFRSPLPEIDTEHESEELLLANSNKHSVFQFPHLLLGVLAMFLYVGVEVMAGDTIISYGVSQGISLATARFFSTITLSCMIVGYLAGIICIPRFFSQEKALRVSALLGVVFGLLAVFTHGMASVLFIALMGLANSLMWPALWPLALAGLGRFTKIGSSLLIMGIAGGAVLPLLYGALADAYNTQHAYLIMVPAYLFIWYYAVIGHKIKSKS; via the coding sequence ATGACAACTGAAACAACCACAGCACCAGTACCGGTAATTACTACCGCGAAAGAGAAAAGCGGCGTTCCGCCCATTCTCATCATCGGTGTATTGTTCTTCATCTTCGGTTTTGTTACCTGGCTCAATTCGGTACTCATCCCGTACCTCAAAATGGCCTGCGAGTTGAACAACCTGGAATCGTACCTGGTGGCAGGGGCTTTTTACATCTCTTATTTTGTAATGGCCATCCCATCGGGTGCCTTGCTCAAATATACCGGCTTTAAAAAAGGGATGGCGCTGGGCCTGCTGGTAATGGCTGTGGGGGCGCTGGTGTTTATCCCGGCGGCAACCACCAGGATCTACCTGTTGTTTTTGCTGGGGTTGTTTATCCAGGGTACAGGTTTGGCCATTTTGCAAACAGCGGCCAATCCGTACATCACGGTACTTGGTCCGCCAGAGAGTGCGGCCCGCCGTATCAGTATTATGGGCATCTGTAATAAAGTTGCAGGCGCCATAGCCCCGGTAGTACTGGGCGCGGTAACCCTGAAAGGAGCCGATGAGCTGAAAGTACGCCTGCTCACTATGGACGACGTGCAGCGCGCCGCCGCCCTGAATGAGCTTTCGGCCAGGGTAATTATGCCATACATCATCATGATTGTGGTGCTGCTGGCACTGGCGCTGTGGGTGTTCCGCTCACCACTGCCCGAGATTGATACCGAGCACGAGAGCGAAGAACTACTATTAGCCAACAGCAACAAACACAGTGTGTTTCAGTTTCCGCATTTGCTGCTGGGTGTGCTGGCTATGTTCCTGTACGTGGGCGTAGAAGTGATGGCTGGCGATACCATTATCAGCTATGGCGTTTCGCAAGGTATCAGTCTGGCTACGGCCCGCTTCTTTTCTACCATCACGCTTTCCTGCATGATTGTGGGCTACCTGGCGGGCATCATCTGTATCCCGCGCTTTTTTAGTCAGGAGAAGGCGCTGCGCGTTTCGGCATTGTTGGGCGTGGTGTTTGGTCTGCTGGCCGTGTTTACCCATGGCATGGCATCGGTATTGTTTATTGCCTTGATGGGCCTGGCCAACTCGCTGATGTGGCCTGCGCTATGGCCGTTGGCATTGGCAGGTTTGGGCAGGTTCACCAAGATTGGTTCCTCGCTGCTTATTATGGGTATTGCCGGTGGTGCAGTTCTGCCGCTGCTATATGGTGCCCTGGCCGATGCTTATAACACGCAGCATGCTTACCTCATTATGGTACCGGCTTACCTGTTTATCTGGTACTATGCCGTTATCGGCCACAAGATTAAAAGTAAATCCTAA